acaaaaaaaaagagtgtaaAGTAGAATCTTTTAATTATGTCcatgaatatttgatttttagtattTGCTTTGTCCCATACTTAGCTTGAATGACAGTGCTGGTATGTTTGCGCAAAAACTAATGATCTATTTTAGTAGCAAATCTGTCAGTTTTTGTGAAAACCTGCTTCAGTAGAAGTGATTAGGCTTAAAGACTTATGCAGAGCAGTCTACACGATCAGTATGATGCATTTGCTTACATTTAGATAAATACCTAGAAGTAGTGCAGTCAtgaactttaaatatttttgatcTTGAAAATACACGTTTGTTgggttaaacatttaaatgttttttttttttaaatgtgaatttgAAAAAAAGTCAGATTTTTAGTGTTGTGTCAACACACAACTGAATAAAAAACTAACAACACCTGTTAAAATGTTGATCTGTTTCAGATCCCACAAAATTTGCCATGTTCTGTTACTCTGCAGCCCGGTCCTGAGGACACTGGAAAGGTAATAAATGTTCACTTTTTGATGTAGTTTTCAGTTCTTCTTTGGCTTGATTGctacaatgattttttttttctcccatgcCACTTTGCTGTCTGTGCTGCACAGGCCTGTGGGGTAGATTACGAGATAAGAGCTTTCTGTGCCAGGTCTGTGGAGGAGAAGATTCATAAACGGTAAGCCAGTCGAGCTTTCAAGCTTCGTGACTCAGCACTTTATGTGCCTGCACAAATCAAATCATACAGGCTTGTAGGAGTATGACTGATTTATCAACAAATCCATTTAGTCTTATCTTGCACTAGTtgattaagtttgtttgtttgttctttatcctttggtgtgtgtttgaatgTTCCAGAAATTCTGTTCGTTTAGTGATTCGTAAAGTGCAGTACGCTCCTGAGAAGCCCGGTCCTCAGCCCATGGTGGAGACAACACGCAGCTTCCTGATGTCTGACCGCTCTCTGCACCTAGAGGCATCTCTAGATAAAGAGGTGACCACCATGCTGCCCTATTCAAGCAAAAGCCACTTGGTGGTTTCTTCATGCTATTGAATGCTCTGATGtaaaacaaaatcttttttttgtgtgcatgtttatcTAATCTATGTATTTTGTTCACCAGCCTGTCAGAAAAGTTTGGCTTGACCCAGATATTATCATCACACCAGTTTAAACTGTTGCTAGATAAGAAGAGACAAAGATAAGGCAAATCTTAATGCTTTTGACTCAGTCATTCATGGCCCATATAGTGACTAGTGGAACAGTGTGGccacagggagcagaggtaaagaaggtgcaggacttaaagtacttagggtcaacagtgacaggccaggggtagctcagtggttaaggcatcagttcggaagatcccaggttcaaaccccacaaccaccaagttgcccttgagcaaggcccttaaccctcaactgctcagatgtataatgagataaaaatgtaagtcgctgtgcataagagtgtctgccaaatgcctaaatgtaaacagtCCAGaataatggagagtgtggaaaggggGTGAAGAGGCGTGTGCAGGCAGGTTTGTTGCATGATAAAAGCGTAtcagtgagaatgaaaggaGGGGTGTATAAGTCAGTGAACTTGTACACTGAAGAATAAGACAGGAGGCAAATTTTGAGGTAGGAGGTGTTCATGTTGTGTAGCTCAACAATTCTTCACTTGGAAGTTgagaaaaacttttaaatgaagATAAATGGGCTGACTGTTATGTCATtctcattctcttttttttacaaaagaacAACTTAGTGGGAAGATGACCAATGATATCTgttcagcaagaaaaaaaactttaatagtagtgctgcacaattaattacATGCAAGTCAAAATAGCAGTATgaacctgtgcaattatttaattgcaaatgggtgcaatttattacaggcaATGTATGCAGAGTCAGGAATTTATGTAGTGTTTatcaataatttaaatatatgtttattgtcTAATACTTTTGTAGTGATAACTAAATATTGGCATTCTCATAATAATCACTTGTTTAGTCATTTGTTGTTGgcctaaataaatgttttgtgtttagtttttttgttgtttatatcAAATCATCACTTGTGTTGGTATAACTgggttctctttcattttttcttttttcccaatTTACTAATTAAAGGCCTTCTACCATAGCAGTATGAATGCACATAATACctttaatgtacattttttttattttattattattattattaatagtaattttttttaaaaaaaaattcatttttacTCTCTTTTCCAGCTGTATTACCACGGGGAGCCTATCAGTGTGAACGTTCACGTCACCAACAACTCAACCAAGACCGTCAAACGAGTAAAAATATCAGGTAAGACATTTTCCATGTATATTCATCTGGATTTCTTTTTGTGCTGATTGTGTTGTAGCATTGTTACGATTATGAATCATTTCCCCGTCTTTCCTCAGTGCGGCAGTATGCTGACATCTGTCTGTTCAGCACAGCTCAGTACAAATGTCCAGTGGCTCAACTTGAGGCAGAGTGAGCAACAACTTTTATCACTTTATTTCCTCAGTAGAATACACTAGAACGATTGCCTTCGTGTTGTTGACTCGATTTCATCTTTTTTAGTGACCAGGTATCATCCAGCTCCACATTCTGTAAGGTGTACACTCTCACTCCTACCTTGAACAATAACCGAGAGAAGCGAGGGCTGGCTCTGGATGGCAAGCTCAAGCACGAAGATACCAACCTGGCCTCCAGCACCATGTTAGTAAGGAACATGCACCTGTGTTCATATTGTCTGTCAAACGGCCGAGCAGTCTAATTTCCTTGCTTTTTTCCCTACCTTGTGCAGTGTTAAAGATGGATGTAATAAGGAGGTTCTGGGCGTCCTGGTGTCGTACCGAGTCAAAGTGAAGCTGGTCGTCTCCCGTGGAGGGTGAGTCACGCGATTCTTAGGAACAAATCCTCTCTTTGCTATGCAGTTATACTGTAGCAGGGTGTATTTGTAGCCTGGCACTTATTCTCTCCATGGGGTTTCGCTGTTATTTGAACTATTACAATTCCTGCTTCAAATGGTTTCAATAAGGTACACTTAATAGAACTCTATGTTTGAGATAAGCACTTCACAGCTTTGATCTTTTGTAGCTCACAATGCATACACAGAGCGGTGTTCTCTCTGTATTGGACCACCAtcattttctccctgtgctgCTGTTAGACTTAAATTACTATACATGAATACTAATGGTGGCTGAAAAGCAAGGCTTTAGAGGTTTTAATAGCCAATGTTCTGCTGTTGGAACATTTGTTTTGCTCAAGGGCAAACTTTAGATAatcattttattgttaaaataaactttgagattattattattattattattaattaattaaaccttTTAGACGTGAGGGCGTATGTTCCAGCAGCGGTATGGCTGCTGATGCTCTCCCTTAACCTTTTTGCTTTCATGAAGTCATTTGTGTTTTCACGTCATTCCGTTCTCTGCTGGTGTTTCATCTTTATTCTCTGTGTATCTGTTTCCCTCCATCTGTCTGTTAACCCTCCTGCGTTGCATCAGACTTTTAAGCAGCTTACTGGAGAGGTAAATATACACTGTGCATCACTGTGGCTTCTTGATTTGCCTGTCCAGGTTTGCAGTGAAGCTTGCTCTTTCTGCTACTCATCTGTTTTCTCTTGTTGTGAAATAACCGAATTACACCtattgtatatgtgtatatatatttttttatttatatatatttttttcactaaaAACAAATTAGAAGCAGTATACCTGTCGTCTGCTTTCTTCCCACAGAGATGTCTCGGTTGAGCTGCCGTTTGTCTTAATGCATCCTAAACCCATAGATGTTCCCACTTCTCGGCCAGCCTCAGGTACCTGCTGTACTTCAGCACTGATTACACAGCATGCTTTCATTTCATGCAGCAGCTTCTCTGGGTTTATTCTTGAGAAAAGTGAATAGGGTTATTATATCCCGGTGTGCAATTATAGTCTTGTTCGAGAAAAAGGAAGTAGTTAAGCTGGTTAATGTTGGACAAGATGAATTTATGTAATAttgcaaaaacacatttttgcacaACAAGCACGTAAAGGATAAAAGTGATCGTTATCAAGTCCTTTTAAAAATGCCTGGTTAACCAGAGATTAATTAGGGCTGATTAGTTTGCCCCCTCctgacaattaattttttttttttttataaaattatctttatacatttatacatttaaagtgCATGGTTTGAAAAATCCAACCTCAACAAATCGTAGTCTCCTTAGTCTTAAATCATACATGTTGAACTTCTTAAATATTCATAAATCAACATTGTATAGTGTGGGGCTGACTGAATGTCTTGCATGAAAATACAATCATGTAGTGTACCAGTGTCAGCCATGTTCATTTTGATCTAAAGTGGTTTGTTCACAAAGAAGTTCAGAGTTACTATTTTTGgtaattttaactttaacatcCTGTGGTTTTAGGGCAAGAAAAAACTATTGGTAATAGAACAAGTGAAATCTTTGCTTCTGAGGTtatcttatttttaatttgtgtcCTTCAGAATTGTATAATCTTAAAGTGGGTCTCAATAATCAAATTATGTAATACGAAATACTGTCTTATATCAAAAGCTGAGTTACTTAACTTTCGAATCCTttaaagtacagtgaaaccttggattgcgggTAAACCAATTTGCgaatgttccgcaagatgagcaaagatttttaatacattttgacttgaaaactgagcaagtcttggtttacgaataCTGAGTATTGTGTATTACGTGCGCTTCTTGTGAGCGTTTTGGTATATGAGCTTGCtttcggaacgaattatgctcgtaatccaaggttccactgtatatattgaaGAATATACAGTGGGgagaatattaaaattaaagttaacCAGAACTTAACAAGGGGAGAATTAACAACTACTCTGTATTTCTAATTCATTGCAGTGTCATAAATAATAttcatatgtatgtatatttttgaaACCAGCTGTGCCAGAGGCAGACCCTCCAATCGACACCAATCTCATAGAGTTTGACACAAAGTAAGtttctaattattattgtagtttttttcttcaagtatgtgattttttttttttttttttttttaaccaatccAGAATGTCCTTTTGTTTTTCCCTTCCAACAGTAGTTTCACCCAGGACGATGACTTGGTGTTTGAAGATTTTGCCCGTCTGCGGTTAAAAGGAACCACTGATGATAAGGATGAGGACTGCTGAGCCTTTTTTCCTCCATcttattttttccccactcaGCCCAGAAACTTAcagcatgaagaaaaaaaatcacccaaCTAATTTACTCATAATGAACAATCTTTCTTAACGAATCTCCTTCCTGGTCGTCCTATCCTTCTTTTGATAAAGCAGTGTTTTGACAAACGTTTTTCCGAATAAGTTTAAGGAAAGGTGCTGTAACTTAAAGAGCATTGaacaaaggaaaagaaaatgaacctccttttcttatgaataaataatgatcCCTTTTGCCAAGCGTCGATGTAGGAAACCTAGATACTGCATTAGCCACTGTATCCAACTACTCAGATACGTCATCGATTAAGTAAGAGAGATGCAGGTCTACGTTCATTCGTACCAAATTAGCTTCATTAAAGAGACACATTTCCAAACTTTGCAGGTAATTAGAAGATACCTGCACTGCCGATAATTTGATTAAGCGTAACTGCTTAGAAATGTAGGCAAAGCAGTTGGACGTCTCCTGATAAGCATTTGGGGAGAAATTATCATGATGCATGAGAAGACTGGTCAATCTTGTGCAAgcttaaaacacaaaatataagccTCATGTATACATGGCTTTACAAACACCACATTCAATACAGAACAGCAGATAGCATTGCTATCTCTCAGCCTTATCTGTGcagagttttgcatgttctgcctgtATCTGCATAAGTTTCCTTTCGCTTATGATATGCTTTAGCAGACTGGTGTCAGAACACGAGCAGAGTAACACTGTGTTGGAAGATAACAAACAGGTGCAGTAATTGATTAAAGTCCAATACACTTTTTagtgtcacaaaataaaaacacaaatataagcCTCATGTATACATGACTTTACAAACACCATATTCAATACAGAACAGCAGATAGCATTAAGTGTTCAATTAAGTTCAATTAAGTGAATATCATCTCATGGTCAGTTAGCAGTTCGTTCTGTGTGTGGGCTGAACAAAATCTGGTGTTTGCACCAGGTTCTGTAAACAGAAAACAAGGCAGGTGGCACAGACCACTGCCACCCAACATTATTCCAGCCAATTAACAACATTGgaggataaatatatatatatatatatatatatatatatatatatactcaattACAGGAATGTAGAAATGAGAGATGGGGGAATGGGGGCATTGGGAGTGAGAGCAGCAAATTGTTAGTATCGCTTCTGAGGCGATACTCCAGTATCAGATTTTTTCTGTAATATTCACAAGCTATGAAGGTAATGTCATGATAAACAGCCTACTTAAGTAAATGGAATTTATTCCAACTAGAAATTTTACTGCTAAACTCACTATATAGATCTGTACTTGCACTACCAGTCATTACAATTAGAGAATTAATGAGGCAGAGGTGGAGAAGCCCTCACCCATTAAACAGTTATAAACCGTGAGCCCACCTCATCAGCACCCGTGGCTCTCTCGCCAAGCCCGGCACACGTTCACAAATTTGTTAAATCTAAATCCGCATTCTCTTGATTAGAGGGGTCACTGATTCTTGTATCTAGATACTCTGTAGATTTTAGAGTTGTGTCTGTTTATCCTAATGTGGCATCTAGGTGTCCTACATTGTGCCAACCTTTTGaggttaaatacaaaaaaagatggATTTTGGAAAGGAAATCCAAATTGTGAGAATTTCTGTTTTGTTGTGCTGTGATATCTTGAAGTTGATTTTGAAACGCCTTTTTAGCTTAATTTCTACAACGTGTTTTGACATTAGTAAATGCGTATTAATATTCTTAATTATGAGTTATCACACAAACACGAGTATTGGGAATTGGAGGGGAAGCATTGTTATGCACAACCTCTGCATCATGTGTCACGAAGAGCTCATTAGCTAACAGTTAAGCAGTTTAAACATGATTAATACTAATGGGATGTCTGTTTGTGTTGTTCATGGCATAATGTGTCCAACCCTCAGGTACACTGGCTCATTCCTTCTTCATTCACAGAGATGTGACAGAACCGGTGCTGGTAGGGAGTGTGCTTGAGTCGAGCACGTCAGAAGGGCGTTTACGTTTACCATACAGCACCTTCATGTGTAGATAAACATGCtacttttggtaaaaaaaaaagtcatgatgTCTCAGatgggaaaagaaaaattacCTTCATGTTAAAACAACTTTAATAACTGTGACATGCCATTGTtttccatttcctttttttattttatttcagaatttatttaatttttttaataaaatataaaatgccaaAGTGTTTCATTCACTCACTGAAAGTCcctgaatgaatgtgtgtttttttatatacattatttaaaaaatacatatttgataCAGTTAAGCATTAAAGTGCAATTGTTAGTAAACTGAATTAAAGGCAAGTCACTGAAGTATTTGGTCATGGTTGGTGGCTGGTTCATCAGTTGAATCTCTCTGAAGAACTTAACTGTT
The sequence above is drawn from the Clarias gariepinus isolate MV-2021 ecotype Netherlands chromosome 17, CGAR_prim_01v2, whole genome shotgun sequence genome and encodes:
- the arrb2a gene encoding arrestin, beta 2a isoform X1 encodes the protein MGDKAGTRVFKKSSPNCKITVYLGKRDFVDHLDQVDPVDGVILVDPEYLKDRKVFVTLTCAFRYGREDLDVLGLSFRKDLYISTFQAFPPIPEERKPNSRLQERLLKKLGQQAHPFHFTIPQNLPCSVTLQPGPEDTGKACGVDYEIRAFCARSVEEKIHKRNSVRLVIRKVQYAPEKPGPQPMVETTRSFLMSDRSLHLEASLDKELYYHGEPISVNVHVTNNSTKTVKRVKISVRQYADICLFSTAQYKCPVAQLEADDQVSSSSTFCKVYTLTPTLNNNREKRGLALDGKLKHEDTNLASSTIVKDGCNKEVLGVLVSYRVKVKLVVSRGGLLSSLLERDVSVELPFVLMHPKPIDVPTSRPASAVPEADPPIDTNLIEFDTNSFTQDDDLVFEDFARLRLKGTTDDKDEDC
- the arrb2a gene encoding arrestin, beta 2a isoform X2, which encodes MGDKAGTRVFKKSSPNCKITVYLGKRDFVDHLDQVDPVDGVILVDPEYLKDRKVFVTLTCAFRYGREDLDVLGLSFRKDLYISTFQAFPPIPEERKPNSRLQERLLKKLGQQAHPFHFTIPQNLPCSVTLQPGPEDTGKACGVDYEIRAFCARSVEEKIHKRNSVRLVIRKVQYAPEKPGPQPMVETTRSFLMSDRSLHLEASLDKELYYHGEPISVNVHVTNNSTKTVKRVKISVRQYADICLFSTAQYKCPVAQLEADDQVSSSSTFCKVYTLTPTLNNNREKRGLALDGKLKHEDTNLASSTIVKDGCNKEVLGVLVSYRVKVKLVVSRGGDVSVELPFVLMHPKPIDVPTSRPASAVPEADPPIDTNLIEFDTNSFTQDDDLVFEDFARLRLKGTTDDKDEDC